The DNA region TAAGTGGAAGAATGGcatatgattaattattattatcattattattattattacttgccaagctaaaactctagtaggaaaagcaggatgttataagcccatgggccccaacagggaaaatagctcagtgagaaaaggaaaaaaggaaaaaataaaatatcttaagaacagtaacaacaattaaaataaataaggaaaagcaggatgttacaagcccaggggccccaacagggaaaatagctcagtgaggaaaggaaaaaggaaaaataaaatatcttaagaacagtaacaacattaaaataaataaggaaaagaaagaattttataagcccagggccccaacagggaaaatagctcagtgagggaaggaaaaagggaaaaattaaaatttcttaagaacagtaacaacattaaaataaatattttccatataaaatataaaaactttaacaaaaccagaggaagaggaattagatagaaaagtgtgcccgagtgtaccctcaggcaagagaactctatcccaagacagttgaaggaccatggtacagaggttatagcactatccaagactagagaacaatggtttgattttggagtgtatggataatgatataatttcaaaattacagattaAAGCAGACATAATAGcgaaataatagaaaaagattatttgtaaaatttgttacagagagagagagagagagagagagagagagagagagagattctggcatcctgacatcgaaggtcattgtcgCTGATATAGTTTGTTATAAATCAGGGATAAAAGGAAATTAGATTTAGAACAATAAAAGCAAAGACGTtctttatagaagttaaatagctttcaataGACGtgcttagacagagagagagagagagagagagagagagagagagagagagaggagagagagaaaaggaaattagatttaaaacaataaaggcgaAGACGTCTTTGtagaagttaaatagctttcaataCACGtgcttagacagagagagagagagagagagagagagagagagagagagagagatttttctggcatcctgacatctaaggtcattgtcgcCGATAAAGTTTGTTATAAATCAgggataaaaagaaattatatttaaaacaataaaagcgaagacgtctttatagaagttaaatagctttcaataGACGtgcttagacagagagagagagagagagagagagagagagagagagagagatttttctggcatcctgacatcgaaggtcattgtcgCCGATATAGTTTGTTATAAATCAGGGATAAAAGGAAATCAGATTTAAACAATAAAAGCGAAGACGTCTCTatatagaagttaaatagctttcaataGACATgcttagacagacagagagagagagagagagagagagagagagagagaatgtccctcATTACCCTCATGAGTAATGATCTAATTTCAAAATTACTGATTAAAGCAGACATAATAgcgaaaaagagaaaaagatattaaaatttcagttacagagagagagagagagagagagagagagagagagagagatttttctggcatcttgacatcgaaggtcattgtcaccgatatagtttgttataaatcaaggataaaaggaaattaaatttaaaacaataaaagcgaagacgtctttatagaagttaaatagctttcaataGACGTGcttagacaagagagagagagagagagagagagagagagagagagagagagagagagagagatttttctggcatcctgacatagaaggtcattgtcgccgatatagtttgtatatgaaactagatttaaaacaataaaagcgaagACGTCTctatagaagttaaatagctttcaataGACGtgcttagacagagagagagagagagagagagagagagagagaggagagatgagagagagagaaacgtcccTCATAGATTACCAGCTCCAGACCTTCAATAAAACAATTCCAAATCCGAATGTAAATTGAAGTCGAATTAGGGGAGGCGCTCCCAATAAAAATGGGCCATTTTCATAGGTCCTTTCGTACTATCAAATTCGTATTTCAACAGTGGTTCGACCTAGGGCAAATTTATTTGGGATGAAAGAAGAGAAAATTCGATTTGCGCAACGTAAATGGGTTGAAGTAGCGAAGCTATATGCCACACTCATCAAtgccggtgaaaaaaaaaaatcattgctttGGTTGAgattaaatttgatatttttttggttattgGGATCTGTAAGTATTTAAGGGACTGGTTTTGATGATTAATATTCaataaggagatatatatatatatatatatatatatatgtatatatatatattatatatacatatatatatactatatatatatatatacacacacacacacacatatatatatatatatatatatagcgtgtgtggaTGTgcatttaaacatacacacacaataaaacatgttataaaaaatacatataatatacagtatgtaatattatatatataatatatgcatgtatgtatacatgtatattatgcatatatacacaaataatttgATTTAAGATCTAGGGGAAAATGTGTATACGCATATAAACATACAGCACACATACactcataataaaatatataatataaaatacatataatatactgtatttataaataaatatatatatatatatatatatatatgtgtgtgtgtgtgtgtgtgtgtgtctgtgtatgtatattatacataatatacacatatcaCGTGACCTAACAAAAACCTCACCAGTTCAACAATTAGCTTCCACGTCAAAGCACCCTCCGAATAGCCTTAAAATAACAGCGCGGAGGAAAGGAAGGAATCAGGGGGATGGCGTTGGCAAAACGGTTCTTATGAGCACCGGAAATACTGAGTATTACATTATGAATTACAAAAGAGGAAGGGGGAAAAAGGGTCGTTCTGTCAACGCTGGNNNNNNNNNNNNNNNNNNNNNNNNNNNNNNNNNNNNNNNNNNNNNNNNNNNNNNNNNNNNNNNNNNNNNNNNNNNNNNNNNNNNNNNNNNNNNNNNNNNNNNNNNNNNNNNNNNNNNNNNNNNNNNNNNNNNNNNNNNNNNNNNNNNNNNNNNNNNNNNNNNNNNNNNNNNNNNNNNNNNNNNNNNNNNNNNNNNNNNNNNNNNNNNNNNNNNNNNNNNNNNNNNNNNNNNNNNNNNNNNNNNNNNNNNNNNNNNNNNNNNNNNNNNNNNNNNNNNNNNNNNNNNNNNNNNNNNNNNNNNNNNNNNNNNNNNNNNNNNNNNNNNNNNNNNNNNNNNNNNNNNNNNNNNNNNNNNNNNNNNNNNNNNNNNNNNNNNNNNNNNNNNNNNNNNNNNNNNNNNNNNNNNNNNNNNNNNNNNNNNNNNNNNNNNNNNNNNNNNNNNNNNNNNNNNNNNNNNNNNNNNNNNNNNNNNNNNNNNNNNNNNNNNNNNNNNNNNNNNNNTTCTAGGAACATGTTGTCGACAGATTTTTTGAGTATATTAATGTGAATTTCTAGGAACATGTTGTCGATAGATTTGTTGAGTATATTAATGTGAATTTCTAGGAACATGTTGTCGACAGATTGTTTGAGTATATTAATGTGAATTTCTAGGAACATGTCGACAGATTTTTTGAGTATATTAATGTGAATTTCTAGGAACATGTCGACAGATTTTTTGAGTATATTAATGTGAATTTCTAGGAACATGTTGTCGACAGATTTTTTGAGTATATTAATGTGAATTTCTAGGAACATGTTGTCGATAGATTTGTTGAGTATATTAATGTGAATTTCTAGGAACATGTTGTCGACAGATTGTTTGAGTATATTAATGTGAATTTCTAGGAACATGTTGTCGACAGATTGTTTGAGTATATTAATGTGAATTTCTAGGAACATGTCGACAGATTTTTTGAGTATATTAATGTGAATTTCTAGGAACATGTCGACAGATTTGTTGAGTATATTAATGTGAATTTCTAGGAACATGTTGTCGACAGATTGTTTGAGTATATTAATGTGAATTTCTAGGAACATGTCGACAGATTTTTTGAGTATATTAATGTGAATTTCTAGGAACATGTTGTCGACAGATTTTTTGAGTATATTAATGTGAATTTCTAGGAACATGTCGATAGATTTGTTGAGTATATTAATGTGAATTTCTAGGAACATGTTGTCGACAGATTGTTTGAGTATATTAATGTGAATTTCTAGGAACATGTTGTCGACAGATTGTTTGAGTATATTAATGTGAATTTCTAGGAACATGTCGACAGATTTTTTGAGTATATTAATGTGAATTTCTAGGAACATGTTGTCGACAGATTGTTTGAGTATATTAATGTGAATTTCTAGGAGCATGTTGTCGACAGATTGTTTGAGTATATTAATGTGAATTTCTAGGAACATGTCGACAGATTTGTTGAGTATATTAATGTGAATTTCTAGGAACATGTTGTCGACAGATTTTTTGAGTATATTAATGTGAATTTCTAGGAACATGTCGACAGATTTGTTGAGTATATTAATGTGAATTTCTAGGAACATGTTGTCGACAGATTTGTTGAGTATATTAATGTGAATTTCTAGGAACATGTTGTCGACAGATTTGTTGAGTATATTAATGTGAATTTCTAGGAACATGTTGTCGACAGATTGTTTGAGTATATTAATGTGAATTTCTAGGAACATGTTGTCGACAGATTGTTTGAGTATATTAATTTGAATTTCTAGGAACAT from Palaemon carinicauda isolate YSFRI2023 chromosome 35, ASM3689809v2, whole genome shotgun sequence includes:
- the LOC137627372 gene encoding uncharacterized protein, translating into MFLEIHINILKQSVDNMFLEIQINILKQSVDNMFLEIHINILKQSVDNMFLEIHINILNKSVDNMFLEIHINILNKSVDNMFLEIHINILNKSVDMFLEIHINILKKSVDNMFLEIHINILNKSVDMFLEIHINILKQSVDNMLLEIHINILKQSVDNMFLEIHINILKKSVDMFLEIHINILKQSVDNMFLEIHINILKQSVDNMFLEIHINILNKSIDMFLEIHINILKKSVDNMFLEIHINILKKSVDMFLEIHINILKQSVDNMFLEIHINILNKSVDMFLEIHINILKKSVDMFLEIHINILKQSVDNMFLEIHINILKQSVDNMFLEIHINILNKSIDNMFLEIHINILKKSVDNMFLEIHINILKKSVDMFLEIHINILKKSVDMFLEIHINILKQSVDNMFLEIHINILNKSIDNMFLEIHINILKKSVDNIITHRCKGVAVVTCIVYEGVGRARVLQTASRSATCKQPPDLPRVRWSALTIATPEKPQPDTFISPANRTKGTSKMRFLTPEPTADTPTVENRSERRKNLALRDRQTVTYPGRGLPRPGSISYKGPNPNLSH